The genomic stretch aagacacaagggcaggctgggagcgtGTTGGCTGGGGAAGACGCAGGGAGCActgaatgcagggcaggtgtggagggaaaaagcAGGCTcgggaaaacaagaaaaaacacaaaaggcaatAGCTGCTCTGGGCTGAgaacaaatcaaaaacagaactTCATCCATGAGTTAAATAAGAGTCTACAACATAATCAAGCACAAACCTCTTAATACATAAATCAAACTGTCTCAGaattatataaatgtaactTAAAGTGCACAAATCATActgagcaaacacagcaaataaacttCAGCATTACATTGCCAACCTAGGAACCTTCACCATAAAGAGTAGAAATATAAATTGCTGTTGACATAAACACGAACCAGTAAATCTGTCAAGCGGAGTGGCCTGCACATTAAAGCATGTAACAACATAAAGACTGTCGCTCagagtttcagttcacttttacACTTAGTTTTTTATGAGAGTCAATGTAGCAagcaacagtatctcaagtGGTCCTTAAATATAAACTGCAACCTCTTATCTGTCCTTCTTCCCACTCAGTCTAGTcttaaaaaggcagaaaagcCTGATGGTATCTGGTGGACTGATGGAGGGACATAGAACCATAACaagtacaccaccacccactatgacctcaataattaACCTAGAGTAAGTAAGAGTAAGTAGAATAATCACCtctctgacaatgtcaacaaaaacagaaaatatattaacGTCGTAATAGTATAATTTATGGCACAGGTGTTCCCAATAAAATGCTTGGTGACTGTATATGTAATATGGTGCATGTTACACACACTCTGTTACCAAATCTGCAGTTTTTACTTGCCACAGATGAGTGtttaaagttgcaataaataaacagtatattatattatataattaatattatataaatgataaatactATAAATTAACGTGCGTCCATGTGCTTCGCCACCAGATGGCGGTAATGACGCACTGATGTCAGGAAGTGCAGCTGTCGTAAACACTAAAAGAAGAGGGCTCTGTGATTTATAAACACAGCGAGCTTCGAGAGGAAAGCCGtattgtttctgatgaaaaatcattttatattgCCTGGTTTCTCAGACACAGCGGTTGTTTCTAATAGTCGTTTAAGTTTTCCATGAAATTCGCGTTACAGTAGTTACACGTCAGCGTCAGTGTGCGGCGTAACACGACTGAAAACGCTTCCAGGAGTTGTGTTTTGCAcaaaatggaggaggaggaggccctTAGAAACTACTGCAGAATAAAGATTTCTGTCGTcttaaacaaacagcagcagcttgaaaaggagggggagagagggaggcacAAACAGAAAGGGCAGGTTTTAGACGGGGACGGGGTTAGAGGTCACAGAGAGTATCGCCCCCCTCTCCCCGACGGTACAAACCAAGGGAGAAACCGAACCTCCCCCGGACTCATGTCTCAAGGCCCTGAAGTTCATCCCGTCCCCCTGCAGCTCATAACAATGCTCAGGCTTAAAGCTTTCAAGGAGGAGATGAGGCGGGTGAGGAGACACGCATCAGTGACTCACTTTTACCATGTGgcatttgagaaaaaaaatgccgTCTTTCTTCGCCTCATGTGCTTATGTGCTGTGGCAGGCTGCAGAGGTGGAGCTCCATGATCCCGCTGTCTGCAGTGAGTGTGAGCAGAAACAGGCTGCCCTGTCCTTGAAAACTTTTATCAGGAGGAAGAAGACACAACTGCAGTTCCAAGCACTGAAGGGCAGACTAAACACGCACATGAGCCATGGAGTAAGTGACTTTATGGACAGTCTCATTGTTACTGacttatatttgtttatttaactgaTCGGATCGCATTTACCAAATTCAAccactctttctcttttataGGAGTTTGCACATCGGGGGAGTTTCTGTAAAATATTCCAAAGCCCTCCGATGCCCCTCACTGGATTTGGGAGGAACTACTTGGTGGAAATATGCAGGTCATAGCAACCTGTGGTTCCCTTAGCAACGACAAAGGAACGTGATGTTGCCCTGGCAACAGATGAAATGAAGGGTTACTCTGACAAAAACACTAACTACAGGAACTCATTTAGTAAGACCTCACTGTCCTTTTTCAGACAGATAGCTGCAGACACTACAGGCACagtattaatataataaaagggACAATGTTATGGTAGACTCCCACAATCCTTCTGCTCTTTTTTCACACACAGACTAAACCCACCCAATAGCCCAATAAACATTGATCCATATGTTGATCCTCAAGTCCTCAGTTACACTACATAACAGGAATAAATGTCTAGCCTTGGTTTTAAATCTAAACTAGAAATACTACCTCGCAGTTGTATGCCTCCACCAActagtcaagttgcagtttacatccatgtctgtccagactcatatattTGAAGATGAAGACTTTGACGGattttaataaaaggtattacatgtatttcttgtatatgttcacatgcttggccaataaagctgattctgatcatcagccatgacagtagacaatGCTTCAGAtgtggatgttgctgcaaagaacctacaatatgtaaaatatggatgcttcacacacatcttcaacccagcagcacagaagatctatatAATCACCAAGTTTCAAGGTGGgaacccaagattagtgtcaccaattcagctttcaccaaatgtgaaatatggttaCAATCTGCCCtcctgttcctgagttatggtgttgaataatggccagaaatgttttttgctcaacattatgatgtcatagtgaagttgacctttgacattttattaaaatgtcactttattctattagacatttgtgtgaaacttggTCATAATGAACAtttgaattcttgagttatggccaaaacatgttttgtgaggtcacagtgacctttgaccacaaatttctaatcagttcatcgtTGAGTACAAGCGGACGTTTGTGCCAGATGTAAATTTCCTCCAGGCGTTCATGAGATATCACATTCATGACAATGGGACGGATGTAAGGTCACAgcgacctttgaccaccaaaatctaatcagttcatccttgagtccaagtggacgtttgtgccaaatcTGAGGAACTTCCctcaaggcgttcctgagatatcacgtTAACAAGAATAGATCTGACGGACAACccgaaaacataaaaaaatgacaaagtcaGTACAAAACagccatttattttcatatcacTGTATTAAAGTTTAACACACAACACTATTTAAAGCGAATGGGTCTGgcctttttttctccagttcTGTGGTCACTTGAACActgtaaacattaaaacaacattgtgttttatttaatttgcaaTTAAACCTATTAGATCTTTATAATGGCACAAAAATTACACAATAGACGACCATGGAAGCATGCATGcattgcaaaacaaacacaaaaaaaggaaatacagtACGATATCTAAGGCAATAAACAATAGTAACATGGGCAAAATTATTTGGACGCTTTGTCAAGTTTCTTTTTGCATTATTGCAGTTACGTGGTTAGGGGCTAGTAAACCTACTATGGAAGTCATACAGTTACATATAAACACATCCAAAgcactgataaaaacaaacaacaaagacattACCAGATCCTTGATCGGTTGTTGACAGGTTAggaacaaatacattttgttaaaGTGGGGGCTGTGTGTGGAAATTGTCCT from Thunnus thynnus chromosome 9, fThuThy2.1, whole genome shotgun sequence encodes the following:
- the LOC137189096 gene encoding uncharacterized protein C8orf48-like, whose protein sequence is MEEEEALRNYCRIKISVVLNKQQQLEKEGERGRHKQKGQVLDGDGVRGHREYRPPLPDGTNQGRNRTSPGLMSQGPEVHPVPLQLITMLRLKAFKEEMRRAAEVELHDPAVCSECEQKQAALSLKTFIRRKKTQLQFQALKGRLNTHMSHGEFAHRGSFCKIFQSPPMPLTGFGRNYLVEICRS